In one window of Microplitis demolitor isolate Queensland-Clemson2020A chromosome 4, iyMicDemo2.1a, whole genome shotgun sequence DNA:
- the LOC103570446 gene encoding uncharacterized protein LOC103570446 translates to MHAGFLFFLLIGVLASALISTNAQSSAQSGSASQSSSSSSSGSSSQSGSNQDVSRPNTNRLTNNEKNRILASGFFHQGSRQVDLGTVFLIALFEKYPEYKEQFARFKDIPNYCLLNNKEFRQVSSSYTAALNDLVRSVLLEDISNVELWRRWPCPLAPSGYSQQDKNVVQDVFISTQVCNQNNFNQADVDVWNKAWSIIWSNYVAGAREAQGLSQ, encoded by the exons atgcatgctggatttttatttttcctactCATTGGAGTCCTAGCAAGTGCTTTGATAAGTACCAATGCTCAAAGCTCAGCGCAAAGTGGTAGCGCATCACAAAGTTCTAGCTCATCTTCAAGTGGTAGCTCATCTCAAAGTGGTAGCAATCAAGATGTCAGCAGACCAAATACAAATCGTCTaactaataatgaaaaaaacagAATTCTAGCTTCAGGATTTTTCCACCAAGGCAGCAGACAAGTAGATCTTGGTACCGTCTTCCTAATTGc aCTATTCGAGAAGTACCCAGAGTACAAAGAACAATTCGCAAGATTTAAGGACATACCAAACTATTGTCTGCTGAATAATAAAGAATTCAGACAAGTATCATCTAGTTACACTGCTGCATTAAACGATCTTGTCCGTTCTGTTCTTTTGGAAGATATTAGCAATGTAGAACTTTGGAGACGTTGGCCATGCCCCCTTGCACCATCAGGTTACAGTCAACAGGATAAGAAC gtTGTCCAAGACGTTTTCATCAGTACTCAGGTTTGCAACCAGAACAACTTCAATCAAGCTGATGTCGATGTCTGGAACAAAGCCTGGAGCATTATTTGGAGTAATTACGTTGCAGGTGCCCGTGAAGCACAGGGTCTTTCACAATAA
- the LOC103570452 gene encoding major facilitator superfamily domain-containing protein 10: MERNIKTEKLIDDEVGGDDGENVKKNDNKTVMIVFFSLIIDLLAFTMILPLMPALMDYYKETDKQGLYSWLMGSVKGIQEILKAPDKFSSVLFGGFLGSMFSFMQFLSMPIVGALSDVYGRKRMMIICLTGISLSYLLWAVSNNFLIFVLARFVGGISKGNVSLAMAIITDVTTPKTRGKSMALVGIAFSIGFILGPIVGVTFTRINSGSGYWYFYPALFAFLLSIVDLVYFIYSFEETLSVKRRAKSLARGISGAFIYINPLDLFQFNGVTGLTPHELNNLRTLGYSHFLYLFTYSGLEFTITFLTHHKFGFSSMQQGYMFFVMGIIMAVIQGSYVRRIPADKTQFYSKFGLWLVIPGFVIIGIASSIVTLYVGIILFSVSTSMAVTCMMTMVSKIGPENQKGTITGIFRSLGALARSCGPIIASLAFWSIGSTPTYLIGSFVLILPPLIVNKVAL; this comes from the exons ATATTAAAacggaaaaattaatagatgATGAAGTGGGTGGTGATGATggtgaaaatgttaaaaaaaatgataataaaacgGTGATGATTGTTTTCTTCTCGCTGATAATCGATTTATTGGCATTCACGATGATTTTGCCTTTAATGCCGGCTCTGATGGACTACTACAAGGAAACTGATAAACAAGGACTCTATTCTTGGCTCATGGGCAGTGTCAAGGGCatccaagaaattttaaaagcgCCTGATAAATTCAGCAGCGTTTTATTTGGcg GTTTTTTGGGTTCCATGTTCTCGTTTATGCAGTTTCTGTCAATGCCAATTGTCGGCGCACTGTCAGATGTCTACGGAAGAAAGCGTATGATGATTATTTGTCTGACTGGAATATCATTGTCTTACTTGCTGTGGGcagtttcaaataattttttgattttcgtGCTGGCGCGATTTGTCGGTGGTATCAGCAAAGGGAATGTCAGTCTAGCGATGGCGATAATTACCGATGTGACGACGCCCAAGACACGGGGCAAGTCCATG GCACTCGTCGGAATAGCCTTCTCGATAGGATTCATCTTGGGACCGATCGTCGGGGTTACTTTCACAAGAATAAACAGCGGGTCAGGATACTGGTACTTTTATCCGGCGCTCTTTgcatttttattgtcaattgTCGActtggtttattttatttactcctTCGAAGAAACGCTGTCGGTTAAAAGACGGGCTAAATCTTTAGCTCGAGGAATTTCCggcgcatttatttatattaatccactggatttgtttcaatttaatGGTGTAACTGGTCTTACACCAcacg aattaaataacttacgaACACTTGGGTACAGtcatttcttatatttatttacctaCAGTGGACTAGAATTtacaataacatttttaactCACCATAAATTTGGATTCTCGAGTATGCAACAAGGATACATGTTCTTTGTAATGGGAATTATAATGGCGGTAATTCAGGGCTCATATGTACGACGAATACCTGCCGATAAAACAcaattttacagtaaattt ggCCTTTGGCTAGTGATACCCGGATTTGTTATTATTGGCATAGCCTCCAGTATTGTTACACTCTATGTCGGCATAATTCTTTTTTCAGTtt CAACTTCAATGGCTGTGACGTGTATGATGACCATGGTATCAAAAATAGGACCAGAAAATCAAAAAGGAACAATAACTGGTATCTTTCGTTCTCTGGGGGCATTAGCTCGTAGTTGTGGACCAATAATTGCATCATTAg cattctGGAGTATCGGCAGTACACCGACTTATTTGATTGGTTCCTTTGTTCTTATTCTCCCGCCATTGATAGTCAACAAAGTAGctctgtaa